A window of the Rhizobium brockwellii genome harbors these coding sequences:
- a CDS encoding ornithine cyclodeaminase family protein, with the protein MTKILKDEDLVGSALMAVAIDALETAFLARAGNRLISPPRHHVSFPDRGDLVFTVGGILSDKPLAGFRVYETFDGAEHSQIVAVWSVDDAKLKGIILGERLGNLRTGAIGGLAIRYLSAPDASIVGILGSGAQARTQLAAAAAVRKLDRARVYSRDERNRAAFATEMQHALGIEVEPAGSASEAVDDADIVICATTSRMPVIHARDLKPGVHVSTVGPKTREGYELGLDIADAAAVIATDSPEQTRAYASPFFLTGSGNEHRMADLADIMAVKAAGRGSPGDTTLFCSVGLAGTEVVVASAILDML; encoded by the coding sequence GTGACGAAAATTCTGAAAGATGAGGATCTGGTCGGCAGCGCGTTGATGGCGGTCGCAATCGATGCGCTCGAGACCGCCTTTCTCGCGAGAGCCGGCAATCGGCTGATCTCTCCGCCCCGGCACCATGTCTCGTTTCCCGATCGAGGCGATCTTGTCTTCACCGTCGGCGGCATCCTCAGCGATAAACCGCTTGCGGGCTTCCGGGTCTATGAAACATTCGACGGGGCGGAGCATTCGCAGATCGTCGCTGTGTGGTCGGTCGACGACGCGAAGCTCAAGGGCATTATTCTCGGAGAGCGTCTCGGCAACCTCAGAACCGGTGCGATCGGAGGGCTCGCCATCCGGTATCTCAGCGCGCCTGACGCCAGCATCGTCGGGATCCTCGGCAGCGGAGCGCAAGCGCGAACCCAGCTTGCCGCGGCCGCCGCCGTTCGAAAACTGGACCGCGCCCGCGTCTATAGCCGCGACGAGAGGAATCGCGCCGCCTTTGCAACTGAGATGCAGCACGCCTTGGGTATTGAAGTGGAGCCTGCAGGCAGCGCCTCTGAAGCCGTCGATGACGCCGACATTGTCATCTGTGCGACGACGAGCCGAATGCCCGTCATCCATGCGCGGGATTTGAAGCCCGGCGTGCACGTCAGTACCGTCGGCCCGAAAACGCGTGAGGGATACGAACTCGGCCTGGATATCGCCGATGCCGCAGCCGTGATCGCAACGGACTCTCCCGAACAGACGCGCGCTTATGCTTCGCCCTTTTTCCTGACCGGCTCCGGCAATGAGCACCGCATGGCCGACCTTGCCGATATCATGGCCGTGAAAGCGGCGGGGCGAGGATCGCCTGGCGATACGACGCTGTTTTGCTCCGTCGGCTTGGCTGGAACCGAAGTCGTCGTCGCCTCGGCAATCCTCGATATGCTGTGA
- a CDS encoding GNAT family N-acetyltransferase: MDGSGTTIRHVRADEVEAFRCIRLEALRTEPSLFASRYEDWEALSLEEWRNRLNEPVFIAFQGDEPVGITGLVRQRSSKMAHRATIIMVYVRRSLRGTGLAGRLLGAVADHARDIGILQLELFVSAENPAAIRFYQREGFSEIGRIPGGVLEEGREIDDVMMARRLVG; encoded by the coding sequence ATGGATGGAAGTGGCACGACGATCAGGCATGTCAGGGCAGACGAAGTGGAGGCTTTCCGCTGCATCCGTCTGGAAGCGCTCCGCACCGAACCGTCCCTCTTTGCAAGCCGCTACGAGGACTGGGAGGCTCTTTCTCTCGAGGAGTGGCGCAACCGCCTGAATGAGCCGGTTTTCATCGCCTTTCAGGGTGACGAACCCGTCGGCATAACCGGCCTAGTTCGACAGCGGTCGAGCAAGATGGCCCATCGCGCGACGATCATCATGGTTTACGTGAGAAGGAGCCTGCGCGGAACGGGCCTTGCCGGCAGGCTGCTCGGCGCGGTGGCCGATCACGCGCGCGATATCGGCATCCTGCAACTGGAACTCTTCGTCAGCGCGGAGAACCCGGCGGCAATACGCTTCTATCAGCGGGAAGGCTTCTCCGAGATCGGCAGGATTCCCGGCGGGGTTCTGGAGGAGGGCAGGGAGATCGACGACGTCATGATGGCTCGCCGTCTGGTCGGTTAG
- a CDS encoding pyridoxal phosphate-dependent decarboxylase family protein, whose translation MSAIASLFQEAARLAAGFRQAAPARHVPAHDYAASLACFDEPLPAAGSDMLDVIRRLSDGAEPGLHATTGPRFFGWVIGGSHPVGVAADFLTSAWGQNAGNHVVAPAASAVETVAARWLLDLLKLPAESSVGFVTGATVANFTCLAAARGEVLRQVGWDADAKGLFGAPEITVLIGDDAHTTVFSALQFLGLGHDRVLRLPTDTMGRIDPAALTATLDTVSGPIIAVLQAGQINTGAFDDFAAIIPLLKAKGAWVHVDGAFGLWAQASAKTSHLSRGIEAADSWATDGHKWLQTPYDCGYAIVRDELAHRRAMTIAASYLPLAGQGERDPSHYVPELSRRARGFATWAMLKHLGRDGITTLIDQCCASARLIADLLSRQPGIGILNDVVLNQLVIRFGTDLPPEEGDALTRKTIEKIQADGMIFAGGAKWRGRDVLRLSVTNFQTTSDEAQRAAQSIITAFKSVSRG comes from the coding sequence ATGTCGGCAATCGCATCTCTGTTTCAGGAAGCCGCCCGCCTTGCAGCGGGGTTCCGGCAGGCAGCGCCCGCTCGTCATGTGCCTGCCCACGACTATGCAGCCTCGCTTGCCTGTTTCGACGAACCGCTGCCGGCGGCTGGTTCAGATATGCTTGATGTCATCAGGCGCCTCTCGGACGGCGCCGAACCCGGGCTGCATGCGACGACAGGGCCGCGCTTTTTCGGCTGGGTCATCGGCGGCTCCCATCCGGTCGGCGTCGCGGCCGATTTCCTCACCAGCGCCTGGGGCCAGAATGCCGGAAACCATGTCGTCGCCCCGGCCGCGTCCGCCGTCGAGACCGTCGCGGCGAGATGGCTTCTCGATCTCCTTAAGTTGCCTGCCGAAAGCTCGGTCGGTTTCGTCACGGGTGCGACGGTGGCGAACTTTACCTGCCTTGCCGCCGCGCGCGGCGAGGTGCTGCGCCAAGTGGGATGGGATGCCGATGCAAAGGGCCTGTTCGGAGCGCCTGAGATTACCGTGCTGATCGGCGACGACGCCCACACCACCGTCTTCTCCGCGTTGCAATTCCTCGGCCTCGGGCATGATCGCGTGCTCCGCCTGCCCACCGACACGATGGGACGGATAGATCCGGCCGCGCTGACGGCCACGCTCGATACTGTCTCTGGACCCATCATCGCCGTTCTCCAGGCGGGGCAGATCAACACTGGCGCCTTCGACGATTTCGCCGCCATCATCCCGCTATTGAAGGCGAAAGGCGCCTGGGTGCATGTCGATGGCGCCTTTGGCCTCTGGGCGCAGGCGTCAGCGAAGACCAGCCACCTCAGCCGCGGCATCGAAGCGGCCGACAGCTGGGCGACCGACGGCCACAAATGGCTGCAGACGCCCTATGATTGCGGCTATGCCATCGTCCGCGACGAACTCGCCCATCGCCGGGCGATGACGATCGCCGCGAGCTACCTGCCGCTCGCCGGGCAAGGCGAACGCGATCCCTCCCATTATGTGCCCGAGCTTTCGAGAAGGGCACGCGGCTTTGCCACCTGGGCGATGCTGAAACATCTCGGCCGCGACGGCATCACCACCCTCATCGACCAGTGCTGCGCCTCAGCGCGGCTGATCGCCGATCTCCTGTCGCGGCAACCGGGCATCGGCATACTGAACGACGTCGTACTGAACCAGCTCGTCATCCGCTTCGGAACGGACTTGCCCCCCGAAGAAGGCGACGCACTGACGCGAAAGACGATCGAAAAGATCCAGGCGGACGGT